A stretch of the Candidatus Aquicultor sp. genome encodes the following:
- a CDS encoding prepilin-type N-terminal cleavage/methylation domain-containing protein — MSQPILNDRGMTLPELLIGMSLMLLALTLVYMLFQLAQVNWLNDTQRISARDEAARVIDAIPRKLRGAQAISEGAPIIAAADKNDITFYTNVDTDTAPEKVRYYVQNKSLQLVVTQPSTTTEPWQYNNPGQTSIVARLLQNDMTNPLFIYLNASNAEVTGSPVGQSDLPNICSVKIRAIADDDTSTALGRIDIDTVIYLRNN; from the coding sequence ATGTCACAACCAATACTGAACGACCGCGGTATGACGCTCCCAGAGCTGCTTATCGGGATGAGCCTTATGCTTTTGGCGCTTACTCTTGTCTACATGCTGTTCCAGCTCGCACAGGTCAATTGGCTGAATGATACGCAAAGAATCAGTGCACGGGACGAAGCCGCTCGTGTTATCGATGCAATTCCACGGAAATTGCGTGGTGCCCAGGCCATTAGCGAAGGAGCGCCAATTATAGCCGCAGCCGATAAAAACGATATCACCTTCTATACAAACGTCGATACCGATACTGCCCCTGAGAAGGTTCGCTACTATGTACAGAATAAATCGCTGCAACTCGTAGTAACGCAACCGTCGACTACGACGGAACCGTGGCAATACAACAATCCGGGCCAAACGAGCATCGTGGCAAGGCTTCTGCAAAACGACATGACTAATCCTTTATTCATATATCTCAATGCGTCCAATGCAGAAGTTACCGGATCGCCGGTAGGGCAAAGCGACCTACCAAATATCTGTTCTGTTAAGATACGTGCGATCGCCGATGATGATACTAGCACCGCGCTCGGTCGGATTGACATCGACACCGTTATATATTTAAGGAACAACTAA
- a CDS encoding carboxypeptidase regulatory-like domain-containing protein, whose product MIIESLIALSIVCVALISLVPMMVSATRTATFNEQRTKAYSIATKKIEAIKSLAYESVGVQGAYPPGVLQRDEAVPSDNITFNVQTVVSWVDNPDDGISPTDPDGRDYKQVTVTVSWTSEFGPGSVKATTNITRESDEQLIFGGNIKVIVKTLGGQVVEGAKVDILQGPGSPMTGYTDGDGKLIFYALVESVTEKDYAITVSKAGYVCQPKLAVQHATSKSGQMDVLEFIISQPGQLTVRLVDQAGTLITTDSTITITGSEATGTSVYHQINNGCYQIDNVFPGGWQIAPTARLYLAPSQPASVQVDAGKTTSVNITMLPPAQGRLHLTVRDATTLVGIGSATAILTGISATDTANMTTNVQGTADVTITAGTYRLQVSKASYTGFDQQITIDSSGTTNYTVDLAPVPQYGTLALTVRNSQTSALIGGAQATLTGPTPANATTDANGTANMSVQVGTYTLTVTKSGYTDYSQQVTIVAGANSLTVNLVPTATQNGTFALTVRNWYTRSTVSSAQVTLAGLSSASGTTNLSGQASFTVPAGTYTLTVTKSGYTDYSQQVTIVAGANSLTVYIVPFGSLKVYASANTKIRVTGPGYSRDQTVGWDWTVTFSNLSAATTGTIYTVRRYRNGSWTDSKTITINPGQQGSVDYTGWH is encoded by the coding sequence ATGATTATTGAAAGCCTTATAGCGCTTTCAATCGTTTGTGTTGCCCTGATATCGCTCGTACCGATGATGGTCTCCGCAACACGGACCGCTACCTTTAACGAACAGCGCACCAAAGCATACAGCATCGCAACCAAGAAGATCGAAGCGATTAAAAGCCTGGCTTACGAAAGTGTCGGCGTCCAAGGCGCGTATCCACCGGGGGTTTTACAACGTGACGAAGCGGTGCCATCCGACAATATTACGTTTAATGTGCAAACTGTTGTGTCCTGGGTGGATAACCCGGATGATGGAATCTCACCAACCGATCCCGATGGTCGTGATTACAAGCAGGTAACCGTCACCGTCTCGTGGACAAGCGAGTTTGGACCGGGTTCCGTCAAAGCAACCACAAATATTACCCGTGAATCGGACGAGCAATTAATCTTCGGCGGCAATATTAAAGTTATCGTGAAGACACTTGGCGGTCAGGTGGTCGAGGGTGCTAAAGTCGATATCTTGCAAGGTCCCGGATCCCCTATGACCGGCTACACCGATGGTGACGGTAAACTCATTTTTTACGCATTAGTGGAGAGCGTTACCGAAAAAGATTACGCGATTACCGTGTCGAAAGCGGGTTATGTATGCCAGCCTAAGTTAGCCGTCCAGCATGCAACCTCGAAGAGCGGCCAGATGGATGTTCTTGAGTTTATCATTTCACAGCCCGGACAACTTACGGTTAGGCTCGTCGATCAGGCCGGTACCCTGATAACCACCGATTCAACAATTACGATAACCGGCTCTGAGGCAACCGGTACGTCCGTCTATCATCAGATTAACAACGGATGTTATCAGATTGATAACGTCTTCCCCGGAGGTTGGCAGATAGCGCCGACCGCCCGTCTTTACCTTGCACCGAGCCAACCGGCAAGCGTACAAGTTGATGCCGGCAAGACAACAAGCGTCAACATAACAATGTTGCCGCCGGCGCAGGGCAGACTGCATCTTACCGTACGCGATGCAACGACACTGGTTGGGATCGGCAGTGCAACCGCTATCCTAACCGGAATATCAGCAACCGATACCGCTAATATGACAACGAACGTGCAAGGAACCGCCGATGTAACGATAACCGCCGGTACATATCGCCTGCAGGTCTCTAAAGCCAGTTACACAGGATTCGACCAGCAAATTACGATTGATTCTTCCGGAACAACAAACTACACGGTCGACCTTGCCCCGGTGCCACAATATGGAACGCTAGCCTTAACCGTTCGCAATTCGCAAACATCTGCTCTTATCGGCGGGGCACAAGCCACACTTACAGGCCCGACGCCAGCTAACGCAACAACCGATGCAAATGGAACCGCAAACATGAGCGTACAGGTAGGCACATATACCTTGACGGTGACAAAGAGTGGTTATACTGACTACAGCCAGCAGGTCACAATAGTAGCGGGCGCAAACAGCCTGACGGTTAATCTCGTTCCTACGGCAACGCAAAACGGGACGTTCGCCCTAACCGTTCGCAACTGGTATACACGCAGCACAGTTAGCAGCGCACAAGTCACCCTTGCGGGCCTCAGCTCGGCGAGTGGTACAACAAATTTATCAGGCCAAGCCAGCTTCACCGTACCGGCAGGTACGTATACCTTGACGGTGACAAAGAGTGGTTATACTGACTACAGCCAGCAGGTCACAATAGTAGCGGGCGCAAACAGCCTGACGGTCTATATCGTTCCGTTCGGATCGTTAAAGGTTTATGCAAGTGCCAATACTAAGATCCGCGTAACCGGACCAGGCTATAGCCGCGATCAAACTGTCGGCTGGGATTGGACGGTAACGTTTAGCAATCTGTCTGCCGCCACAACAGGAACAATATATACTGTGAGAAGATATCGTAACGGTAGCTGGACTGATTCAAAAACAATTACGATCAATCCTGGGCAACAAGGGTCGGTGGATTACACTGGCTGGCATTAA